GTCGCGCTCGACACGGGCATGGCAATCGCCACGATGCCCATGAATACAATCATGACCGCGAGCGAGAGGATCAGACGCAAGCGGAACGTGTGATAGAAGATCAGGTGCCGCAAGCGTCGATGCTTGCCAAGAATCGGCGCGACAACGGGCGAGCCAAAGATCAAGGCGATGCTGCCGACCACATAGACAAGCGACAATGCAAATTGCAGTTCGCCAAAGAGGCGCACCCCATAAAGACCCGCGAACAGATGATTGCTCGCCACAGCCGCAAGCGCGCCGACGATCTTTTCGGTGACAACACCCGTGAACGAAGAAAGCAGGAGTTGCAGGAAGGAGTTCACGCTTCAGCCCAACGTGCGTTGTTGATGGGCGCTGCGCGTACCGCGTGCGTCGACACAGTACCACCATGCAAAAGCGAGTGCCGCGTATGCGAGCGTACGAATGCCGAAGACATTCCAGTATTCGCCTTGCTGTAAGCCGAACCCGGCGTATGACACGACCTTCGTCGTCAGCCATAGGAGAACGATGCCGCCGCGCATCGCAACCAGCATCTGCAATGCGACAAGCGCGCCGTAGACGATCCCCGTCATCGCGATGAACACGGTCGCGCCTGCAAAGCCGAACCAATAGACTGGAACGGCCATCTGTCCCATCGTGAAGGTTACGTCATCGTGAATGTAGGCGTGCAAAATCTCGGGTGTGCCATATGCCAGCATGACTTCGCGCAATCCACTTATGACGCCGTCATCGAAAAATGTCGGGGCCTTGAACGATGAAAGCGAAGCCAACACCCGCCCGAACGCAGCGGCACCGCCCTGAGGTGCGCCAAAGAGCGTCGCGTCGCCATCGACGACATACCAGACCTGGCCTTGCAACAATACGCGCGACAGCATTGTGTCGGACAGGTCGAGGCCTTGTCCTTTGTAGGCATAGAACACTGAAACACTGCCGAGCAAAAGCGCCAGGACTGCACCCAAACCGAGGTAGCGCTTGACGGGCTTGCCATTGATCGCAAGGATTGCGATAAAGGTCGAGAGCATCGAAAGGCTCAAGCCGAGCACCGACATGAATTGCTCGCCATGCAGAACTTCAAGGACGACGTCGGCCGCACTCATAGAAATCGCGACCCAGCGCACCCAGCGCCTCTGCGCTGTCCAAAGTGTTCCCAGCAGCACGGCCACGAAGAATTGATTGTTGAGGAAGAGATTGAAGATCGGACCCGCGCCTTCACTGTCGTTGCGCAACGCAAACCGGTTCACGCCTTTGAGCAGCGCAAAACCCCCGGTCACCCCGGCAATGGCTCCCGCCGCCAATACTGCGGCCGCCAACGCAAGACCGAGAACCAGACTCGGGTTATCGATGGTCACGCGCGGTACGATGCGCCCGCGTATGCGACGACGTTCTGGTAACACGCGCTGGAAGCCTGCGAGCGCGCATACCGTGAAAGCGACGTAAAACCAGACCAGGCGGCTGAATGCGCCATTCGCTTCGCCGTGCACGGCGGTTTCCGTCAAATAGCCGCCCGCTTCAATACCGACTCCGCCGAGAAAGACCGTCAGGCTGATGGAGAGGAGATAGAGCATCGATACAGAGAACACCGGACGCCACCAAACGAGCGCCAGCACGCCGGCACATGCGAGTGCAAACGTGGTGGCCGCGCTGATGCTCGCGAGCCCGAGCGCGGGCAGCGCTGCATTGGTAGCAAGCGCGAGCAGCATCAACGCGGCGACGATCAACCCGGATGCATTATTCGGCGATACCTCATTGGCCGGCATGGACGAGCGCACGAGCATGTCAGACCTTTGCACGAGGTGCGATGCGTTCGAGCGCGCGATGAAGATCGCGGCTGACAGATTCGCTGGAGAAACGCTGCGCATTCTTCCGGCCGCGAATGGCGAAGTCATCACGCAAGCATGAGCCGTCTGCGACCCGCGCGATCGCATCGCGCCATAACTCAACTCGCGTCGGGTCCTGCACGGCGATAAACGTATCCTTCATCGTGAAGCGATACACCGGCAGATCGGAAGCAATCACTGGCAGCCCGGTAAGCTGTGCTTCGATCACCGTCCGTCCAAAGCCTTCATGCAGCGTCGGCGATACATACGCATCGGCCGCTTGATAGCAGCAGGCCAGATCCACCTCGCTGACGCTCTCGACGAAATGCGCGTGGATACCCGCATCCCGCGCAATCTGCTCGCATTGCTTGCGGTTCGCAGCGTTCTGCGCTCTTCCCACGCGCAGCATGACGACGTCCTTCCTACCGAGCTCGGCCAAAGCTCGAAACACGGTGACATTGTTCTTGCGCGTCTCGTCCGTGCCCACGTTGAGTAGTACGATCGCATCGCCGAGGCTAAGACCAAGCCGTTCCTGCAATGCGATGCGCGCGCGATGGCGCGCTGCCCTATCGGTCGGCGGAATGCTTGCGTCGAACGCGTTCGGCACCAGTTCTATGGATTCCGGTCTTACGCGCAGTTCGGATATTGCATCCCGAATCGTGACGTCCGTGGTCGAGATAACGAGATCGGCGTGCGGAATCAGATACTGCAATATCCTCATGTAACGCGCCTTGAGCGTTTCCACGAAACCCCGTGTGTGGTCGCGGGAAACGACGTGGTGCATCACGATGCATACGCGTCCGCCGGCAAGCTTGACGAACGGGATCATGAACGCCATGTCTTCCTGATACAACACGATGACATCCACCCTGCGCGCAACTCGCATCGCGCGAAGCGGATAGAGCACGAAATGGGTCCAGTACCGCTTGAACGAACGAGGAGGCGCAGGAATGTCCACTGCCTGCGCCGAAAAATCGTCGAACTGCTTCATCATGTCGAGGCAGGCGAGGCTGTAACGCATTACGCCATTCCAGCTCGCCGGCCTCGGGCCGAGAAACCATACGACTTTCGCGTGCGTGTTCGCTGTGTTCAATGTACTTGCCGTGGCGCAGCCCGCGCCACGCGTCGCCCCATCGAGCAACGACTCACTGATTCGGCTCATCCCGCTTTTCCTTCGCTGAGGTTGCATGCGCCAGTTCTTGGTGGTGTTCGCGGCGACCCTGGCACCGAATCCATATGGCTGAGTGCGTCGTTCAACCACACCCGAAACGTTTAGCGACGCCCCTTCTATTCGAGTTTTGCCGTCGCTTCGTCCGGGTATTTATATGCGTCGGAGTAGTAGGCGTAACGCAGCGGCGATGGCTCGAAGCCGTTGAATACCATGCCAATTACGTCCGCGCCGACCTTGTTTAGGCGCGACACCGATTCGCTCACTTCCGAATAGCTCACCATCCCTTGACGTGCGACGAAGATAGTGGCGTCGGCGACCTTGGACAGAGCAGCGGCGTCGGCCATCGGTAGCACCGGCGGGGAGTCGATCAAGATCATGTCGTAATGGTCACGCAGCGATTTGATCAAAGCGTTAAGGCGCTCGAAACCAAGCAGATTGCGCACCCGGCGTACTTGCTTGCCCGCAGGCAATACGTGCAAAGTCTCAAACTGCTGGCTGATCGCCTCTATCGCGTCGAGCTTGCCTTGCAGTACGCTCGACAAGCCGTCTTCGCGATCTATCGGCAAATAACGATGCAAGCCGGAGCGGTGCATGTCGGCATCGATCACGAGCGTCTTCAGGCCTCTTTCCGCATAAAGATAGGCGAGGTTCGCGGAGAGCATTGACTTGCCCTGCCCCGGCACGGCCGACGTCACGAGCACGACCTTCGCCCCTTCCTTCGATTCCAGCTTGTGCTGCAAGGAATGCGCGAGGGAATCGATCGCCTCGACGAGCGGCGTATCCGCTTGCTCATGGCTCAACATGAAGCGCGACGTCTTCGCACTGCTTGCCTGAAGTTGATGCGGCGAGATGGGCAAGACGCCCAGCGTCTGGATGCCGACCATCGATTCGAGCCGCTTCGGATCGCGAATGCGGCCGGAAAAAACCGAAATCAGTTGCG
The genomic region above belongs to Paraburkholderia sp. HP33-1 and contains:
- a CDS encoding glycosyltransferase, producing MRYSLACLDMMKQFDDFSAQAVDIPAPPRSFKRYWTHFVLYPLRAMRVARRVDVIVLYQEDMAFMIPFVKLAGGRVCIVMHHVVSRDHTRGFVETLKARYMRILQYLIPHADLVISTTDVTIRDAISELRVRPESIELVPNAFDASIPPTDRAARHRARIALQERLGLSLGDAIVLLNVGTDETRKNNVTVFRALAELGRKDVVMLRVGRAQNAANRKQCEQIARDAGIHAHFVESVSEVDLACCYQAADAYVSPTLHEGFGRTVIEAQLTGLPVIASDLPVYRFTMKDTFIAVQDPTRVELWRDAIARVADGSCLRDDFAIRGRKNAQRFSSESVSRDLHRALERIAPRAKV
- a CDS encoding DUF6418 domain-containing protein, giving the protein MLVRSSMPANEVSPNNASGLIVAALMLLALATNAALPALGLASISAATTFALACAGVLALVWWRPVFSVSMLYLLSISLTVFLGGVGIEAGGYLTETAVHGEANGAFSRLVWFYVAFTVCALAGFQRVLPERRRIRGRIVPRVTIDNPSLVLGLALAAAVLAAGAIAGVTGGFALLKGVNRFALRNDSEGAGPIFNLFLNNQFFVAVLLGTLWTAQRRWVRWVAISMSAADVVLEVLHGEQFMSVLGLSLSMLSTFIAILAINGKPVKRYLGLGAVLALLLGSVSVFYAYKGQGLDLSDTMLSRVLLQGQVWYVVDGDATLFGAPQGGAAAFGRVLASLSSFKAPTFFDDGVISGLREVMLAYGTPEILHAYIHDDVTFTMGQMAVPVYWFGFAGATVFIAMTGIVYGALVALQMLVAMRGGIVLLWLTTKVVSYAGFGLQQGEYWNVFGIRTLAYAALAFAWWYCVDARGTRSAHQQRTLG